One Denticeps clupeoides chromosome 12, fDenClu1.1, whole genome shotgun sequence genomic window carries:
- the prelid3b gene encoding PRELI domain containing protein 3B, protein MKIWTSEHIFNHPWEMVTKAAMQKYPNPMNPSVFGVDVLDRKVDDQGRLHSKRLLSTEWGLPSIVKSIIGNTRTCTYVQEQSVVDPKEKTFELQSSNITFTNMVSVDERLTYRPHPEDPEKTVLTQEALISVKGVSLSSYLEGLMASTISANAGKGREAMEWVIRRLNTEIEELAATARGTIRTPMAAAVAEK, encoded by the exons ATGAAGATCTGGACGTCGGAACACATATTTAA CCATCCGTGGGAGATGGTGACCAAAGCAGCCATGCAGAAGTACCCCAACCCCATGAACCCCAGTGTGTTCGGAGTGGACGTCCTGGACAGGAAGGTAGACGACCAGGGGCGACTTCACAGCAAAAGATTGCTCAGCACGGAGTGGGGCCTTCCGTCCATAGTCAAATCT ATCATTGGCAACACGAGGACATGTACTTATGTCCAGGAGCAGTCGGTGGTGGACCCCAAAGAAAAGACATTTGAACTGCAGTCTAGCAAT ATCACCTTTACGAACATGGTATCAGTGGACGAGAGGCTGACATACAGACCGCACCCTGAGGACCCAGAGaa GACAGTACTTACACAAGAAGCTCTCATATCCGTGAAGGGTGTGAGTCTGAGTAGCTACCTGGAGGGGCTCATGGCCAGCACAATCTCTGCTAATGCCGGAAAA GGTCGGGAGGCGATGGAGTGGGTCATTCGCAGGCTCAACACGGAGATCGAGGAGCTTGCAGCCACAGCACGGGGAACCATCCGAACACCTATGGCAGCTGCCGTTGCAGAAAAATGA
- the aurka gene encoding aurora kinase A has protein sequence MDSARIKTAKDSKSQAPASEKIGHDGPKRVPVKPAPPASHRVLTLSNGPARVQRPTGPQKQAAPAPRAKAPCAGDQNARPQAQTPAQAKRAETHRPAEAVSQKQSGAPTNPDAAKKRWSLDNFEIGRALGKGKFGNVYLARERQTMFILALKVLFKKQLEKAGVEHQLRREVEIQSHLRHPNILRLYGYFHDSARVYLILEFAPKGELYGELQRCGTFDDQRSATYIMELADALHYCHSKKVIHRDIKPENLLLGANGELKIADFGWSVHTPSSRRSTLCGTLDYLPPEMIEGRTHDEKVDLWSLGVLCYEFLVGRPPFETKSHEETYRKISRVDFSYPAHVGAGGRDLISRLLKHNPMHRLPTQGVLLHPWVVENSTKQPTVDLSNTSTAQ, from the exons ATGGATTCTGCGAGGATCAAGACGGCCAAAGACTCCAAATCTCAGGCGCCGGCGAGCGAGAAG ATCGGCCACGACGGCCCCAAGAGGGTCCCGGTGAAGCCGGCGCCGCCCGCGTCCCACCGGGTCCTGACGCTCTCCAACGGGCCCGCCCGCGTCCAGCGTCCGACCGGCCCGCAGAAGCAGGCCGCTCCGGCCCCCCGCGCCAAGGCGCCGTGCGCCGGCGACCAGAACGCCAGGCCGCAGGCCCAGACCCCGGCCCAGGCCAAGCGGGCCGAGACGCACAGGCCCGCCGAGGCCGTGAGCC AAAAGCAGAGCGGTGCACCTACTAATCCCGATGCTGCAAA GAAGCGATGGAGCCTGGACAACTTCGAAATAGGACGGGCCCTTGGCAAGGGCAAATTCGGCAACGTCTACCTGGCCAGGGAACGGCAGACCATGTTCATCCTGGCCCTGAAGGTGCTGTTCAAGAAACAGCTGGAGAAGGCTGGCGTGGAGCACCAGCTCCGGAGGGAAGTGGAGATCCAGTCCCACCTCAG ACACCCGAACATCCTGCGTCTTTATGGTTATTTCCATGACTCCGCCCGCGTGTACCTCATTTTGGAGTTTGCTCCCAAAGGAGAGCTTTATGGTGAACTGCAGCGCTGTGGCACTTTTGATGACCAACGGAGTGCGACA TACATCATGGAGCTGGCAGATGCCCTCCACTACTGCCATTCTAAGAAGGTGATCCACAGAGACATCAAGCCTGAAAATCTTCTCCTGGGGGCAAATGGGGAGCTGAAAATTGCAGATTTTGGTTGGTCTGTTCACACCCCATCTTCAAG GAGGTCTACGTTGTGTGGAACACTGGATTACCTGCCGCCTGAAATGATTGAGGGACGGACCCATGATGAGAAGGTCGACCTGTGGAGCTTGGGTGTGCTCTGCTACGAGTTCCTTGTTGGCCGCCCACCCTTTGAAACGAAGAGTCATGAGGAAACTTATCGTAAAATATCTAGG GTTGACTTCAGTTACCCTGCACACGTCGGCGCTGGCGGCCGCGATCTCATCAGTCGACTCCTGAAGCACAACCCCATGCACAGACTACCAACCCAAGGTGTGCTGCTCCACCCTTGGGTCGTGGAGAACTCCACTAAACAACCTACCGTTGACCTTTCTAATACCAGTACCGCCCAGTGA
- the slc32a1 gene encoding vesicular inhibitory amino acid transporter: protein MAALIRNKISNKLSNAATTVTNKSQAKVSGMFARMGFQAATDEEALGFAACDDLDYDHRQGLQMDVMKAEGTGGEGAEDLAGDATEGDSHYQRDGTGPPPAGSESCGDLSSQDKPKITAWEAGWNVTNAIQGMFVLGLPYAILHGGYLGLFLIIFAAVVCCYTGKILIACLYEENEDGQLVRVRDSYVDIANACCAPRFPSLGGHVVNVAQIIELVMTCILYVVVSGNLMYNSFPSLPVSQRSWAIIATAVLLPCAFLKNLKAVSKFSLLCTLAHFIINVLVIAYCLSRARDWAWDKVKFYIDVKKFPISIGIIVFSYTSQIFLPSLEGNMQKPSEFHCMMNWTHIAACILKGLFALVAYLTWADATKEVITDNLPGSIRAVVNLFLVSKALLSYPLPFFAAVEVLEKSFFQDGGRAVFPDCYGGDGRLKSWGLSLRCGLVVFTMLMAIYVPHFALLMGLTGSLTGAGLCFLLPSLFHLKLQWRNLLWHHVFFDVAIFVIGGICSISGFIHSMEGLIEAFKYNIHD from the exons ATGGCCGCGTTAATCCGGAACAAGATCTCCAACAAGCTGTCCAACGCCGCCACCACGGTCACCAACAAGTCCCAGGCGAAGGTGAGCGGCATGTTCGCCAGGATGGGCTTCCAGGCCGCCACGGACGAGGAGGCGCTCGGCTTCGCCGCCTGCGACGACCTGGATTACGACCACCGGCAGGGGCTCCAGATGGACGTCATGAAAGCCGAGGGGACGGGGGGAGAGGGCGCCGAGGACCTGGCCGGGGACGCGACGGAAGGGGACAGCCACTACCAGAGGGACGGCACCGGCCCGCCGCCCGCGGGAAGCGAGTCCTGCGGCGACTTAAGCAGCCAGGACAAGCCCAAAATCACCGCGTGGGAGGCGGGCTGGAACGTCACCAACGCCATCCAG GGAATGTTTGTTCTCGGGTTGCCCTACGCCATTCTCCATGGAGGATACCTCGGACTGTTTCTCATTATTTTCGCCGCCGTGGTGTGCTGCTACACCGGGAAAATTCTCATCGCTTGCCTGTACGAAGAGAACGAAGACGGCCAGCTGGTTCGAGTAAGGGACTCGTACGTGGACATTGCCAACGCGTGCTGCGCGCCGAGGTTTCCCTCGCTAGGTGGCCACGTGGTGAATGTAGCCCAGATCATCGAGCTGGTGATGACCTGCATCCTGTACGTCGTCGTCAGCGGCAACCTCATGTACAACAGCTTCCCCAGCCTGCCGGTGTCGCAGAGGTCATGGGCCATCATCGCCACCGCCGTCCTGCTGCCCTGCGCCTTCCTCAAGAACCTCAAGGCCGTCTCCAAGTTCAGCCTGCTCTGCACCCTGGCCCACTTCATCATCAACGTCCTGGTGATCGCCTACTGCCTGTCCAGGGCGCGGGACTGGGCGTGGGACAAGGTCAAGTTCTACATCGACGTCAAGAAGTTCCCCATTTCCATCGGGATCATCGTGTTCAGCTACACGTCCCAGATCTTCCTGCCGTCCCTGGAGGGCAACATGCAGAAGCCCAGCGAGTTCCACTGCATGATGAACTGGACGCACATCGCTGCCTGCATCCTGAAGGGCCTGTTCGCCCTGGTGGCCTACCTGACCTGGGCGGACGCCACCAAGGAGGTCATCACAGACAACCTGCCCGGGAGCATCAGGGCCGTCGTCAACCTCTTCCTGGTGTCCAAAGCCCTGCTGTCGTACCCGTTGCCGTTCTTTGCtgctgtggaggtgctggagaaGTCGTTTTTCCAGGACGGAGGCCGCGCCGTCTTCCCGGACTGCTACGGCGGCGACGGCCGCCTGAAATCGTGGGGACTGTCGCTCCGGTGTGGCCTTGTGGTGTTCACCATGCTCATGGCCATCTACGTGCCCCACTTCGCCCTCCTCATGGGGCTCACGGGCAGCCTGACGGGGGCCGGCTTGTGCTTCCTGCTGCCCAGCCTCTTTCACCTCAAGCTGCAGTGGAGGAACCTCTTGTGGCACCACGTCTTCTTCGACGTGGCCATATTCGTGATCGGCGGTATATGCAGCATCTCCGGCTTCATCCACTCCATGGAGGGCCTGATAGAAGCTTTCAAGTACAACATCCACGATTAG